Proteins found in one Nocardia brasiliensis ATCC 700358 genomic segment:
- a CDS encoding polyketide synthase, producing the protein MSAQRIDDPIVVAGMAVEAPGGIDTLPAYWSALAGSRDLIGPFPRDRSWPIEQLMAAAGTDGWSQVRDAGGFLDGAAEFDPMFFGITPREAVAMDPQQRVALRVAWRALENAGINPASLAGAEIGCYMGASYTEYGPRGDEANEHTGYRATGAALGAVAGRISHALGLSGPSMTVDTACASSLSAVHLAASAIRNGECDWALAGGVCVMGSLAGFFEFAKANALSTDGQCKPYSADALGTLWGEGAGVVVLERESRAEELGHRVYGRILATRVNHNGAGAPIAVPSAAAQAQLIAKTVRAAGIPAELVGMIEGHGTGTAVGDPLELTALAQVYGAANNGDNRPLLGSVKSNLGHAQAAAGMLGLIKVLLSGLHGQIAPTRHTENPTTQLDWAQSGLRLAERLADWAPHDGVRYAAVSSFGVAGTNAHAVIAMPVLEEEIHV; encoded by the coding sequence ATGAGCGCACAGCGGATCGACGACCCGATCGTCGTGGCGGGCATGGCGGTAGAGGCGCCGGGCGGTATCGACACCCTGCCGGCGTACTGGTCCGCGCTGGCCGGATCACGCGATCTGATCGGCCCGTTTCCGCGGGACCGGTCCTGGCCGATCGAGCAGCTGATGGCCGCGGCCGGCACCGACGGCTGGAGCCAGGTGCGCGACGCGGGCGGGTTCCTCGACGGCGCGGCCGAATTCGATCCGATGTTCTTCGGCATCACGCCGCGCGAAGCCGTGGCGATGGATCCGCAGCAGCGGGTGGCGCTTCGGGTGGCGTGGCGGGCGCTGGAGAACGCGGGCATCAACCCGGCGAGCCTGGCCGGTGCGGAAATCGGTTGCTACATGGGCGCTTCTTACACCGAGTACGGTCCGCGCGGCGACGAGGCCAACGAGCACACCGGATATCGGGCGACCGGCGCGGCCCTGGGCGCGGTGGCCGGACGGATCTCGCACGCCCTCGGACTGTCCGGTCCGTCGATGACGGTGGACACCGCATGTGCGTCGTCGCTGTCCGCGGTACACCTCGCGGCGTCGGCGATCCGCAACGGGGAATGCGACTGGGCGCTGGCCGGCGGTGTCTGCGTGATGGGCTCGCTCGCCGGTTTCTTCGAATTCGCCAAGGCCAACGCGCTCTCCACGGACGGGCAGTGCAAACCGTATTCGGCGGACGCCCTGGGCACACTGTGGGGTGAGGGCGCGGGTGTCGTTGTCCTGGAACGTGAATCGCGTGCCGAAGAGCTGGGACATCGGGTCTACGGACGGATCCTCGCCACTCGGGTGAACCACAACGGCGCGGGCGCACCCATCGCGGTGCCCAGCGCGGCCGCGCAGGCGCAGCTGATCGCGAAAACGGTGCGTGCCGCCGGTATCCCGGCGGAACTGGTGGGCATGATCGAGGGACACGGCACCGGCACGGCGGTCGGCGATCCACTCGAATTGACCGCGCTGGCACAGGTTTACGGTGCGGCGAACAACGGCGACAATCGTCCGCTACTCGGTTCGGTCAAATCGAACCTCGGCCACGCGCAGGCCGCCGCGGGCATGCTCGGCCTGATCAAGGTGCTGCTGAGCGGACTGCACGGGCAGATCGCCCCGACCAGGCACACGGAAAACCCGACCACACAGCTGGATTGGGCGCAGTCGGGGCTGCGCCTGGCCGAGCGGTTGGCGGACTGGGCGCCGCACGACGGCGTGCGCTACGCCGCCGTCTCGTCATTCGGCGTCGCGGGCACGAACGCGCACGCGGTCATCGCGATGCCCGTGCTGGAGGAGGAGATCCATGTCTAG
- a CDS encoding non-ribosomal peptide synthetase, with translation MRSLEDLQEAMRARLAAEGLAGTPTVPQRRDPSRAAMSFGQRYVWAHQQISPDSTAYNLCLALTFEGEVVDDALRQAFLALVQRHEVLRTTYHNDEHGNPYQRIHPELAPRVREFDLTGLAADEAQRTLDARVAAAAHETFDLSNESCMRLDFVRVDARRLVVIVVIQHIAWDGMTLPALSKDVERFYREALTGALTVEPLRRQVADFAEWEQDRFETADHRADSEFWASRFDGEVPELPLPYNRRPALVTETGSRLDRLLGAAADANLRTLSAALRTTPFAVFLAAYYVALRQVTGQADIVIGTTVANREESGMELLIGNFSNMLPLRLNPLGEGAGPAGTFAELVGYVRAVTTEAFRHKNFPQEGVVRAVNRATGNVGSALFDTMVLFLDQQIDGPQLPGAVTSWQLADHGASLLPIAVEAFLHSDRVDVQITYRTDLFDESTIERLHDYIDQTLAAAAADRRVDELLVLSAADRAAVQSWSRGGAVPIAADSVDAMIRESARRYPDRVAVIFGELELTYTEFDARVNRFARRLLERGVRAGDRVGVFAERSEWLPVVFAAVLRTGAVYVPIDPSYPADRIEFMLSDAEPALLVRSARPERLLDPECVAGVPVLDLADESERAAAARLDDSAIRPDELERPIHPLDAAYLLYTSGTTGRPKGVVNHHRGVVNHVQWMRDYLGFGAERILQKAPIGFDVSVFELVNALCTGSATVLPPPDWWQADVEALAGIIDRHQITQISLVPSVTRAFLDAEPDPARLQSMRFVYLGGEAVPPPLVEEASRVFGGTVLGLYGPTEAAMDLMHENFAGALAKPAEFRSALIGQPEWNSTVYVLDDRLRQVPPGVTGELYLGGVQLAQGYHHRSDLSAATFVACPFADEPGARMYRTGDVVRWHPSGSMEYLGRIDDQVKVRGHRIELGEVGSVLRQVPGIAAAAAIAINRDSDAALVAYYVPEAGSAFESGTEAENAGGIRVFLADRLPEYMIPTALVKLAALPLTANGKLDRKALPVPDLGGDTGRGRALRDPAEQAVAEVIRQVLGLTAQVELAADDDFLALGGDSISAIRMASALKKRGLLISTSALFAARTIALIAAATAPIDLSTAPALVESGDGTGWIPLNPIATLLIEQSTDYAAYSQATAVVTPVGSTLERLGAMLDGLVDRHPLLRARLAAGPDGRTAYYVPRVDEPFTRPSLHDIEIDGAAWASSASEVLNEQLRRIAEGLDPAAGRMVGAAWVHTDDRTAGRLLLVLHHLVVDGVSWRVIHEDLRRLWAGEELSAADLGTSVQAWNTGLVQLAQADSVVETLPWWQAIADSADPLLGDRAFDAAVDTVATVREVTAELDTADTHYLMTTAAQAFGCDFLDIQVAALAVATRRFRQVRERDADSVKLTMERHGRVETLFAGVDLANAVGWFTTAYPVALTVAAEPDMVGAVKAVKEQLRAVPDSGIGWGLLRRLNTDTAPQLAAAAVPQLSFNYMGRFAVPDAAGQVEEWDAAPEFGYLGGHADATMPAPALLDINTVALLDNDDPVLRASFRYPSGPLSEQDVRELADLWTGALRELAKTVREDPTRRLTPSDVLARDVTQLDLDRWQSLYGRYADVYPLAPLQAGLYFTAISSAGRDAYTVQTTITVRGTLDVARLTRSLNNVLNRYPNLRVAISVSHAGQPYAVVAERMEFLVEEVDFASKPDAQQRLLEFLDADQAGVFDLSRGPLMRATVVHLPAGEHMLVLASHHILTDGWSGQLLPREIFADYASGGTAEPLGNPATFAEFLRLTEDREQATEAVWNEYLAGVQPCVVAPNRVPGGSKVPVAHRFPVDAAVADALTELAATVGTTFSAVCQLAWANVLRHVTGGDAAVFGEVVSGRPADLDEVDNAIGCFVNTVPVAIELPAGQSWRDRLTDVQRRRAELMEFQQYRLTSANRAAGARRLFDSMFVFQSYPSGRDELVRLLGAEQLELVSFEGRGATDNALLIMIFPADLLFPGEPLQVVVFYAEDSFDDNDVQIIESAFINTLRAIAEDADRRIGDTEVLDDSDLGMLVMRRMWQ, from the coding sequence ATGCGATCGCTGGAAGACCTGCAGGAAGCGATGCGGGCCAGGCTCGCCGCCGAGGGCCTGGCGGGCACTCCTACCGTGCCGCAGCGCCGGGATCCGTCCCGCGCGGCCATGTCCTTCGGCCAACGCTATGTGTGGGCGCACCAGCAGATCTCGCCGGACAGCACCGCGTACAACCTGTGCCTGGCGCTGACCTTCGAGGGCGAGGTCGTCGACGACGCGCTGCGGCAAGCCTTTCTGGCCCTGGTGCAGCGGCACGAGGTGCTGCGCACCACCTATCACAATGACGAGCACGGCAACCCGTATCAGCGCATTCATCCCGAACTCGCGCCCCGCGTCCGCGAATTCGACCTGACCGGTCTCGCGGCCGACGAGGCGCAGCGCACCCTCGACGCTCGGGTCGCCGCGGCCGCGCACGAGACCTTCGACCTGTCGAACGAGTCGTGCATGCGGCTCGATTTCGTGCGGGTCGACGCGCGCAGGCTGGTCGTCATCGTCGTGATCCAGCACATCGCCTGGGACGGCATGACTTTGCCCGCGCTCTCGAAGGACGTCGAGCGGTTCTATCGCGAGGCGCTGACCGGCGCGCTCACCGTCGAGCCGCTGCGCCGCCAGGTCGCCGACTTCGCGGAGTGGGAGCAGGACCGCTTCGAGACCGCCGATCACCGCGCGGACAGTGAGTTCTGGGCGAGCCGCTTCGACGGCGAGGTGCCCGAGTTGCCGCTGCCGTACAACCGGCGTCCCGCGCTGGTCACCGAAACCGGTAGCCGGCTCGACCGCCTGCTCGGTGCGGCGGCGGACGCCAACCTGCGTACCCTCAGCGCGGCGCTGCGCACGACGCCGTTCGCGGTCTTCCTCGCCGCGTATTACGTTGCGCTGCGCCAGGTTACCGGACAAGCCGACATCGTGATCGGTACCACCGTCGCCAACCGCGAAGAATCCGGCATGGAACTGCTGATCGGCAATTTCAGCAATATGCTGCCGCTGCGGCTGAACCCGCTGGGGGAGGGCGCGGGTCCGGCCGGCACCTTCGCCGAGCTGGTCGGCTATGTGCGTGCGGTGACCACGGAAGCGTTCCGGCACAAGAACTTCCCGCAGGAGGGCGTGGTGCGCGCGGTCAACCGCGCGACCGGCAACGTGGGCTCCGCGCTGTTCGACACCATGGTGCTGTTCCTGGATCAGCAGATCGATGGACCACAGCTGCCCGGCGCGGTCACCAGCTGGCAGCTGGCCGACCACGGCGCGTCGCTGCTGCCGATCGCCGTGGAGGCCTTCCTGCACAGCGACCGGGTCGACGTGCAGATCACCTATCGGACCGATCTTTTCGACGAGTCGACGATCGAACGGCTGCACGACTACATCGATCAGACGCTGGCCGCTGCCGCGGCGGACCGCCGGGTGGACGAGTTGCTCGTGCTCAGCGCGGCCGATCGCGCCGCGGTGCAGAGCTGGTCGCGGGGTGGTGCGGTGCCGATCGCGGCGGACAGCGTCGACGCGATGATTCGTGAATCCGCGCGGCGGTACCCCGATCGGGTCGCGGTGATCTTCGGTGAGCTGGAACTGACCTACACCGAATTCGACGCGCGGGTGAACCGTTTCGCCCGGCGACTGCTCGAACGCGGTGTGCGCGCGGGCGATCGGGTCGGCGTCTTCGCCGAGCGCAGCGAATGGCTGCCGGTGGTGTTCGCGGCGGTGCTGCGCACCGGCGCCGTCTACGTTCCGATCGATCCGAGCTACCCTGCCGATCGGATCGAGTTCATGCTCAGCGACGCGGAACCCGCCCTACTGGTTCGCTCGGCCCGCCCGGAACGCCTGCTCGACCCGGAATGCGTTGCGGGAGTGCCGGTCCTGGACCTCGCCGACGAGTCGGAACGCGCGGCCGCGGCGCGCCTCGATGACAGCGCGATCCGGCCCGACGAACTCGAGCGCCCGATCCATCCCCTCGACGCCGCCTACCTGCTGTACACCTCGGGCACCACCGGCAGGCCCAAGGGCGTGGTGAACCACCACCGCGGTGTCGTCAACCACGTCCAGTGGATGCGCGACTACCTGGGTTTCGGCGCGGAACGCATCCTGCAGAAGGCGCCGATCGGCTTCGACGTCTCGGTCTTCGAACTGGTCAACGCGCTCTGCACCGGCTCGGCCACGGTGCTGCCGCCGCCGGATTGGTGGCAGGCCGACGTGGAGGCGCTGGCCGGCATCATCGATCGGCACCAGATCACCCAGATCTCGTTGGTGCCCAGCGTGACCCGGGCCTTCCTCGACGCCGAGCCCGATCCGGCCCGGTTGCAGTCCATGCGCTTCGTCTACCTCGGGGGCGAGGCGGTACCGCCGCCGCTGGTGGAGGAGGCGAGCCGGGTGTTCGGCGGTACGGTCCTGGGCCTCTACGGGCCGACCGAGGCCGCCATGGACCTGATGCACGAGAACTTCGCGGGCGCGCTGGCAAAGCCCGCGGAGTTCCGGTCGGCACTGATCGGCCAACCGGAATGGAATTCGACGGTCTACGTGCTCGATGATCGGCTGCGCCAGGTGCCGCCCGGGGTGACCGGCGAATTGTATTTGGGCGGAGTGCAACTCGCCCAGGGCTACCACCATCGATCCGATCTGAGTGCGGCGACCTTCGTCGCCTGCCCGTTCGCCGACGAGCCCGGCGCGCGGATGTACCGCACCGGCGACGTGGTGCGCTGGCATCCCAGCGGCAGTATGGAGTACCTCGGCCGGATCGACGACCAGGTCAAGGTGCGCGGTCATCGCATCGAACTCGGCGAGGTCGGCTCCGTGCTGCGCCAGGTGCCGGGCATCGCCGCGGCCGCGGCGATCGCGATCAACCGCGACAGCGACGCGGCCCTGGTCGCCTACTACGTGCCCGAGGCCGGATCGGCGTTCGAGTCCGGCACCGAGGCCGAGAATGCCGGGGGCATCCGGGTTTTCCTGGCCGATCGGCTGCCCGAATACATGATCCCCACGGCGCTGGTGAAATTGGCGGCGCTGCCGCTCACCGCGAACGGAAAGCTGGACCGCAAGGCGCTTCCGGTGCCGGATCTCGGCGGCGACACCGGTCGCGGACGGGCGCTGCGTGATCCGGCCGAGCAGGCGGTCGCCGAGGTGATCCGGCAGGTGCTCGGCCTCACCGCGCAGGTCGAGCTGGCCGCCGACGATGATTTCCTGGCGCTCGGCGGCGATTCCATCAGCGCGATCCGGATGGCATCGGCGCTCAAGAAGCGTGGCCTGCTGATCAGCACCAGCGCGCTGTTCGCGGCGCGCACCATCGCGCTCATCGCCGCCGCCACCGCGCCGATCGATCTGTCGACCGCGCCCGCGCTGGTCGAATCCGGTGACGGCACCGGCTGGATTCCGCTCAACCCGATCGCGACCCTGCTGATCGAACAGAGCACCGACTACGCCGCCTACAGCCAGGCGACGGCCGTGGTGACCCCCGTGGGCAGCACGCTCGAGCGGCTGGGCGCGATGCTCGACGGGCTGGTCGACCGGCATCCGCTGCTACGCGCCCGCCTGGCGGCCGGACCGGACGGCCGAACCGCTTACTACGTGCCGCGCGTGGACGAGCCGTTTACCCGGCCCAGCCTGCACGACATCGAAATCGACGGTGCCGCATGGGCATCGAGCGCGTCCGAGGTGCTGAACGAGCAGCTGCGCCGCATCGCCGAGGGCCTGGATCCCGCGGCGGGCCGGATGGTCGGTGCGGCCTGGGTGCACACCGACGATCGCACCGCCGGACGCTTGCTGCTGGTGTTGCACCACCTCGTGGTCGACGGTGTCTCGTGGCGCGTCATCCACGAGGACCTGCGCAGACTCTGGGCGGGCGAAGAACTTTCGGCAGCCGACCTGGGTACCTCGGTGCAGGCCTGGAACACCGGCCTGGTCCAGCTGGCCCAGGCCGACTCGGTGGTCGAGACGTTGCCGTGGTGGCAGGCGATCGCGGACAGTGCCGATCCGCTGCTCGGCGATCGCGCGTTCGATGCCGCCGTGGACACCGTGGCGACGGTGCGCGAGGTCACCGCGGAGCTGGACACCGCCGACACGCACTACCTGATGACCACCGCGGCGCAGGCCTTCGGCTGCGACTTCCTGGACATCCAGGTGGCCGCGCTCGCCGTGGCGACCCGGCGGTTCCGGCAGGTTCGCGAGCGGGACGCCGACTCGGTCAAGCTCACCATGGAGCGGCACGGTCGCGTCGAAACCCTGTTCGCCGGAGTCGATCTCGCGAATGCCGTCGGCTGGTTCACCACCGCCTATCCGGTCGCGCTCACCGTCGCGGCCGAGCCGGACATGGTCGGTGCGGTCAAGGCCGTCAAGGAGCAACTGCGCGCGGTACCCGATTCCGGCATCGGCTGGGGTCTGCTGCGGCGGCTCAACACCGACACCGCACCGCAACTGGCCGCCGCCGCGGTGCCGCAGCTCAGCTTCAACTACATGGGCCGGTTCGCCGTTCCCGACGCGGCGGGCCAGGTCGAGGAATGGGACGCCGCACCGGAATTCGGATATCTGGGCGGCCATGCCGATGCGACCATGCCCGCGCCCGCGCTGCTCGACATCAACACCGTCGCGTTGCTGGACAACGACGATCCGGTGCTGCGGGCGTCGTTCCGGTACCCGTCGGGCCCGCTGTCCGAGCAGGACGTTCGGGAACTGGCCGATCTGTGGACCGGCGCACTGCGCGAGCTGGCGAAGACCGTGCGCGAGGATCCCACGCGACGCTTGACCCCGAGTGACGTACTCGCCCGCGACGTGACGCAGCTCGATCTCGACCGCTGGCAGTCGCTCTACGGCCGCTACGCCGACGTGTATCCCCTTGCGCCCCTGCAGGCCGGGCTGTATTTCACGGCGATCAGCAGCGCGGGCCGCGACGCCTACACGGTGCAGACCACCATCACCGTGCGCGGCACGCTCGACGTGGCGCGACTGACCCGTTCGCTGAACAACGTGCTGAATCGGTATCCGAATCTGCGCGTCGCCATTTCGGTCTCGCATGCCGGGCAGCCGTACGCCGTCGTGGCCGAGCGGATGGAATTCCTGGTCGAGGAGGTCGATTTCGCGTCGAAGCCGGACGCCCAACAGCGCCTGCTGGAATTCCTCGACGCGGATCAGGCGGGCGTGTTCGACCTGTCGCGCGGTCCGTTGATGCGGGCGACGGTGGTGCATCTGCCTGCGGGCGAGCACATGCTGGTGCTCGCCTCGCACCACATCCTCACCGACGGCTGGTCCGGTCAGCTGCTGCCGCGCGAGATCTTCGCGGACTACGCCAGCGGCGGCACCGCCGAACCCCTGGGCAACCCCGCCACTTTCGCCGAGTTCCTGCGGCTCACCGAGGACCGCGAACAGGCGACCGAGGCCGTGTGGAACGAGTACCTGGCCGGCGTGCAGCCCTGCGTGGTCGCGCCGAACCGAGTGCCAGGAGGCTCGAAAGTGCCGGTGGCGCATCGCTTCCCGGTCGACGCCGCGGTTGCCGACGCGCTGACCGAGCTGGCCGCGACGGTCGGCACGACCTTCAGCGCGGTCTGCCAGCTGGCCTGGGCCAACGTGCTGCGCCACGTGACCGGCGGCGACGCAGCGGTTTTCGGCGAGGTGGTGTCGGGCCGTCCGGCCGATCTGGACGAGGTCGACAATGCGATCGGCTGCTTCGTGAACACCGTTCCGGTCGCCATCGAGCTACCCGCCGGGCAGAGCTGGCGGGACCGGCTCACCGACGTGCAGCGCCGCCGGGCCGAGCTCATGGAATTCCAGCAGTACCGCCTCACCTCGGCGAACCGGGCCGCGGGCGCGCGCAGGCTGTTCGACAGCATGTTCGTGTTCCAGTCCTATCCGTCGGGCCGTGACGAACTGGTGCGGCTGCTCGGCGCGGAGCAACTGGAGCTGGTGTCGTTCGAAGGCCGCGGCGCCACCGACAACGCGCTGCTGATCATGATCTTCCCCGCGGACCTGCTGTTCCCCGGTGAACCCCTTCAGGTCGTCGTCTTCTACGCCGAGGACTCCTTCGACGACAACGACGTTCAGATCATCGAGTCCGCTTTCATCAACACCCTGCGCGCCATCGCCGAGGACGCCGATCGCCGCATCGGCGACACCGAGGTCCTCGACGACTCGGACCTGGGGATGTTGGTCATGCGACGGATGTGGCAGTGA
- a CDS encoding thioesterase II family protein — MASTPGWIRKFHKPRSADNPPLVICPHAGGGASTYRPFSKALSANFDVVLLQYPGRQDRAQEPVRETIQETAADAFEEFARSPFNRGVPITIFGHSMGTMVAFEFARLADAAGVPVRLLGVSGACAPWQVADMPPHPTEDDELLDHVGGLQGTGADLLANRELMRMALPALKGDYRAFDAYTCGKDVTVGTGIHVMGGSEDEFVGIGDLFAWQQHTEQKLAVTMFDGGHFYLNDHVEGIAEILSAELVSAEATR, encoded by the coding sequence ATGGCTAGTACACCGGGCTGGATCCGAAAGTTTCACAAACCGCGGTCCGCGGACAACCCACCACTGGTGATCTGTCCGCACGCGGGCGGCGGCGCCTCGACGTACCGGCCCTTCTCCAAGGCCCTGAGCGCGAATTTCGATGTGGTGCTGCTGCAATACCCCGGCCGCCAGGATCGGGCGCAGGAGCCGGTGCGCGAGACCATCCAGGAGACCGCCGCGGACGCGTTCGAGGAATTCGCGCGGTCGCCGTTCAACCGGGGCGTGCCCATCACCATCTTCGGCCACAGCATGGGCACCATGGTCGCCTTCGAATTCGCCCGGCTGGCCGACGCCGCGGGCGTACCCGTCCGGCTGCTCGGCGTCTCCGGCGCCTGCGCGCCGTGGCAGGTCGCCGATATGCCACCGCACCCGACCGAGGACGACGAACTGCTCGATCACGTGGGCGGGCTACAGGGCACCGGCGCCGACCTGCTGGCCAACCGCGAGCTGATGCGTATGGCGTTGCCCGCGTTGAAGGGCGACTACCGCGCGTTCGACGCCTACACCTGCGGTAAGGATGTCACCGTCGGCACCGGCATCCACGTGATGGGTGGCAGCGAGGACGAGTTCGTCGGTATCGGCGATCTGTTCGCCTGGCAGCAGCACACCGAGCAGAAACTGGCGGTGACGATGTTCGACGGCGGGCACTTCTATCTCAACGATCATGTCGAGGGCATCGCGGAAATCCTGTCCGCCGAGCTGGTTTCGGCGGAGGCGACCCGATGA